One region of Danio rerio strain Tuebingen ecotype United States chromosome 5, GRCz12tu, whole genome shotgun sequence genomic DNA includes:
- the apoa1a gene encoding apolipoprotein A-Ia precursor, protein MKFVALALTLLLALGSQANLFQADAPTQLEHYKAAALVYLNQVKDQAEKALDNLDGTDYEQYKLQLSESLTKLQEYAQTTSQALTPYAETISTQLMENTKQLRERVMTDVEDLRSKLEPHRAELYTALQKHIDEYREKLEPVFQEYSALNRQNAEQLRAKLEPLMDDIRKAFESNIEETKSKVVPMVEAVRTKLTERLEDLRTMAAPYAEEYKEQLVKAVEEAREKIAPHTQDLQTRMEPYMENVRTTFAQMYETIAKAIQA, encoded by the exons ATGAAATTCGTGGCTCTTGCACTGACTCTTCTCTTGGCCTTGG GTTCCCAGGCCAATTTGTTCCAGGCTGATGCCCCGACCCAGCTGGAGCACTACAAGGCAGCAGCCTTGGTGTACCTGAACCAGGTCAAGGATCAGGCTGAGAAAGCCCTTGACAACCTGGACGGAACCGACTATGAGCAGTACAA ACTCCAGCTTTCTGAGAGCCTGACCAAGCTCCAGGAATATGCCCAGACCACCTCCCAGGCTTTGACCCCCTACGCCGAGACCATCTCCACCCAGTTGATGGAGAACACCAAGCAGCTGCGCGAGAGGGTCATGACTGACGTTGAGGATCTCCGATCCAAGCTGGAGCCCCACCGTGCCGAGCTGTACACCGCGCTGCAGAAGCACATCGATGAGTACCGTGAGAAGCTGGAGCCCGTCTTCCAGGAGTACTCCGCTCTGAACCGCCAAAATGCTGAGCAGCTGCGTGCCAAGCTGGAGCCCCTGATGGACGACATTAGGAAGGCCTTCGAGTCCAACATTGAGGAAACCAAGTCCAAAGTTGTGCCAATGGTCGAGGCTGTTCGCACTAAGCTGACCGAGCGTCTTGAGGACCTGAGGACCATGGCTGCCCCCTATGCCGAGGAGTACAAGGAGCAGCTGGTAAAGGCTGTCGAGGAGGCCAGGGAGAAGATCGCTCCACACACCCAGGACCTCCAGACTCGCATGGAGCCCTACATGGAGAACGTGAGGACCACATTCGCACAGATGTATGAGACCATCGCCAAGGCCATCCAGGCATAA
- the rnf214 gene encoding RING finger protein 214, translating into MESEIHTEWSWALEEDLLQNPVSAVTRLDSSPWSSSAGPWSTESGFPTVPTPYEESNTFTVSKETQSQTVQTEDWTGERATNTNEDWESEIRALVDCTTELSEQYEALVKQQAAEQEEHNLHVHNLQKTRDDRNHQYQEFIEKIESLQVKLKLNSSKTTRKNFMVKRQELTAEKERMEEEKTRLAQELEGTEKKLKMLIEEQSQEKLSWEQEIADLRVEMETLCRQAEQASQTVLQDEIAALEMQEKLALSQVEDWIIDAEKYLNFLRLNPSQQHLLQRQKWEHNVAIVRNSVVGLKNKYNENHQLLQRGEQLDSLPLVQLPSLPPVPTLEMIMNPLQNTSSHPVFNNGLPTTTTSPPIIHPQLHHSVTPPQRATPPLSAPSPQNTPYLPNTIGPQSSHVPKMYGPMTAHLPSPQIPMQTIGPPPPSSHAPVTAAPHVLHQTHGGPSYAPSVTPASNFAGLKNSHGANFQPQAAVRLPQTFMQTTSIRNPSPQPLPSNPAPAGKLDKLLERLGSHFPQCTRDQLTRVLQQIKSERGTMAGMSMDDVTQQVAQRLVQNQRPPPGPIAPPPGARAFPGSVGPIQRPVVHPPHPMRPHFPPQVAQVFHTRPPQSAPRKFCLMCQNPVDTATQYNTNCSHIMHKDCVSVWLKTSKNNSCPFCPSK; encoded by the exons ATGGAAAGTGAAATACACACCGAGTGGAGCTGGGCTTTAGAGGAAGATTTACTTCA GAATCCCGTTTCAGCAGTGACTCGGCTGGACTCATCCCCATGGAGTTCATCCGCCGGGCCCTGGTCCACAGAGAGCGGCTTCCCGACAGTGCCGACACCGTATGAAGAATCCAACACGTTTACAGTCAGCAAAGAAACACAGAGCCAAACTGTACAG ACAGAGGATTGGACGGGGGAAAGAGCTACGAACACAAATGAGGACTGGGAGTCTGAGATA CGTGCTTTAGTAGACTGCACTACTGAGTTGAGTGAGCAGTATGAGGCTTTAGTGAAGCAGCAAGCGGCAGAGCAAGAGGAGCACAACCTTCATGTCCACAATCTCCAAAAGACCAGAGATGACCGGAATCATCAGTACCAG GAGTTTATTGAAAAAATTGAGTCTTTACAAGTTAAATTGAAGCTAAATAGCAGCAAGACTACACGGAAAAACTTCATGGTAAAACGACAAGAGCTGACTGCAGAGAAAGAGCGAATGGAAGAGGAGAAAACTAG actGGCTCAAGAGCTGGAGGGCACAGAAAAGAAACTCAAGATGCTGATTGAAGAACAGAGTCAAGAGAA gcTGTCCTGGGAGCAGGAAATAGCAGACTTGAGGGTGGAGATGGAGACGCTGTGCAGACAGGCCGAACAGGCCAGTCAGACGGTTCTTCAGGATGAG ATAGCTGCACTTGAGATGCAGGAAAAGCTTGCTCTTTCTCAAGTAGAGGACTGGATTATCGATGCTGAAAAATATCTGAATTTTCTCAG ATTAAATCCTTCCCAGCAGCACTTGCTCCAGCGGCAGAAGTGGGAGCATAATGTGGCGATAGTACGCAATAGTGTGGTAGGGCTAAAG AATAAGTATAATGAAAATCATCAACTCTTGCAGAGGGGGGAACAATTGGATAGTTTACCTTTAGTCCAGCTGCCATCACTTCCACCAGTGCCTACG TTGGAGATGATAATGAATCCTCTTCAGAATACTTCGTCCCATCCTGTTTTTAACAATGGTCTACCAACTACAACAACTTCCCCTCCTATAATTCATCCCCAGCTTCACCATTCGGTTACACCACCCCAGAGAGCCACACCACCACTTTCTGCCCCATCTCCTCAAAACACACCATACCTACCCAACACTATAGGTCCACAATCTTCACATGTCCCAAAGATGTATGGCCCTATGACAGCTCATTTACCTTCCCCTCAAATACCCATGCAAACTATCGGCCCACCTCCACCCTCATCCCACGCTCCTGTCACAGCAGCACCACATGTCTTACATCAAACACATGGAGGCCCCTCCTATGCGCCCTCAGTTACACCAGCAAGCAACTTCGCTGGATTAAAAAATAGTCATGGTGCCAATTTTCAACCCCAAGCTGCAGTGCGTCTTCCCCAAACCTTCATGCAAACCACATCTATACGAAACCCCTCCCCTCAGCCCCTACCTTCCAATCCGGCACCGGCAGGCAAACTGGACAAGCTGCTGGAGAGACTGGGCTCACATTTCCCACAGTGCACAAG GGATCAGTTAACTCGTGTACTACAGCAAATCAAAAGTGAGCGTGGTACTATGGCTGGCATGTCGATGGATGATGTCACTCAGCAAGTAGCACAGAGACTCGTACAGAACCAAAGACCG CCACCAGGCCCTATAGCACCTCCACCTGGAGCCAGAGCTTTTCCTGGTTCTGTTGGTCCTATCCAGCGTCCTGTAGTGCATCCACCACATCCCATGCGGCCTCATTTCCCACCCCAAGTTGCTCAGGTGTTCCACACAAGACCCCCGCAG TCCGCTCCTCGTAAATTTTGTTTAATGTGTCAAAATCCTGTGGacactgcaacccagtacaacACAAACTGCTCCCATATAATGCACAAAGAT TGTGTTAGTGTTTGGCTGAAGACCAGTAAAAATAATTCCTGTCCTTTTTGCCCATCCAAATGA
- the LOC141385561 gene encoding uncharacterized protein translates to MELQQRFSVSEYEYEHHGDTDIENRGRQINETFKTEDFYQSLDVPPADRRTVNRTGLKSEKPCKGNYVYLLFAVNILILVVILAIVSLNYSHNQEKQPTKGQTEVWLLYNNVFYLFWSDDSDCYAAKSFCSKRNATLATLSELNKGWLISRTNGKTFWILQAPSEGSGSGSGSGSSYVDDEDHECGIVSSDGDANYGEGFVCARRVNLDSSSGTMLMYR, encoded by the exons ATGGAGCTGCAGCAGCGTTTTTCTGTGTCTGAGTATGAATACGAACATCACGGTGATACAGATATAGAGAACAGAGGCAGGCAGATAAATGAAACTTTTAAAACAGAAGATTTTTACCAAAGTCTTGATGTTCCACCAGCAGACCGAAGAACTGTTAACCGAACTGGACTAAAGTcag AAAAGCCTTGTAAGGGGAATTATGTGTATTTACTGTTTGCCGTGAACATCCTTATCTTGGTCGTCATCCTTGCCATTGTGAGCTTAAATT ACTCTCACAACCAAGAAAAACAACCGACAAAAGGACAAACag AAGTGTGGCTTCTGTACAacaatgtgttttatttgttctgGAGTGACGACAGTGACTGTTACGCTGCCAAAAGCTTCTGCTCAAAGAGAAATGCCACCTTGGCCACTTTATCAGAGCTTAATAAG GGCTGGCTGATCTCCAGAACCAATGGAAAAACTTTTTGGATCTTACAAGCCCCTTCAGAGGGATCTGGATCTGGATCTGGATCTGGATCATCATATGTG GATGATGAAGATCATGAGTGTGGCATCGTGAGCTCTGATGGTGATGCAAATTATGGAGAAGGGTTTGTGTGTGCTAGAAGAGTGAATCTTGACAGCTCTTCGGGAACGATGCTGATGTACAGATGA
- the si:dkey-111e8.2 gene encoding uncharacterized protein LOC794063 yields the protein MEAGDSLSQWLNSDIFIVFVVLLLLLLLVIFAVCWLMRRQNTQRPPEKMAEIEIIPVNSADAGNPSRFTLKIVTEQTHATELVEMLTQRGCCVEPLNTHRNPSVSADAADNDSDQDFTDALQSI from the exons ATGGAAGCAGGAGATTCTCTGTCACAGTGGCTGAACTCTGATATTTTCATCGTGTTTGTGGtgttgctgttgctgctgttgCTGGTCATCTTTGCAGTGTGCTGGCTTATGAGACGACAAAACACACAGAGACCCCCAGA GAAAATGGCTGAAATAGAGATTATTCCAGTTAACAGTGCAGACGCGGGCAACCCATCCAGATTTACCCTGAAGATTGTGACAGAGCAGACACATGCGACAGAGCTTGTGGAGATGTTAACCCAAAGAGGCTGCTGTGTTGAACCACTAAATACCCACAGGAACCCCTCTGTCTCAGCTGATGCAGCAGATAATGACAGCGATCAAGACTTCACTGATGCATTAcaaagcatttaa
- the LOC101882805 gene encoding uncharacterized protein isoform X1 translates to MELQHRFSVSQNEYEQHGDTDIEDRGRQINETLKTEDIYQSLDVPPADRRTVNRTGLKSEKPCKGNYVYLLFAVNILLLVVILAIVGLNYSHNQEKQTIKGQTEVWLLYNNVFYLFWSDDSDCNAAKSFCSKRNATLATVSELNKGWLISRTNEKPFWILQAPSEGSGSSYVDDEDQECGFISSDVDADFGEGFVCARRVNIDSSLETIYRLTKGEFQGF, encoded by the exons ATGGAGCTGCAGCATCGTTTTTCTGTGTCTCAGAATGAATACGAACAACACGGTGATACAGATATAGAGGACAGAGGCAGGCAGATAAATGAAACTCTTAAAACAGAAGATATTTACCAAAGTCTTGATGTTCCACCAGCAGACCGAAGAACTGTTAACCGAACTGGACTAAAGTcag AAAAGCCTTGTAAGGGGAATTATGTGTATTTACTGTTTGCCGTGAACATCCTTCTCTTGGTCGTCATCCTTGCCATTGTGGGCTTAAATT ACTCTCACAACCAAGAAAAACAAACGATAAAAGGACAAACag AAGTGTGGCTTCTGTACAacaatgtgttttatttgttctgGAGTGACGACAGTGACTGTAACGCTGCCAAAAGCTTCTGCTCAAAGAGAAATGCCACCTTGGCCACTGTATCAGAGCTTAATAAG GGCTGGCTGATCTCCAGAACCAATGAAAAGCCATTTTGGATCTTACAAGCCCCTTCAGAGGGATCCGGATCATCATATGTG gatgatgaagatcagGAGTGTGGCTTCATTAGCTCTGATGTTGATGCAGATTTTGGAGAAGGGTTTGTGTGTGCGAGAAGAGTGAATATTGACAGCTCTTTGGAAACGATTTACCGATTAACAAAAGGGGAGTTTCAAGGGTTTTAA
- the LOC101882805 gene encoding uncharacterized protein isoform X2 encodes MELQHRFSVSQNEYEQHGDTDIEDRGRQINETLKTEDIYQSLDVPPADRRTVNRTGLKSEKPCKGNYVYLLFAVNILLLVVILAIVGLNYSHNQEKQTIKGQTEVWLLYNNVFYLFWSDDSDCNAAKSFCSKRNATLATVSELNKGWLISRTNEKPFWILQAPSEGSGSSYVVMHLKMMKIRSVASLALMLMQILEKGLCVREE; translated from the exons ATGGAGCTGCAGCATCGTTTTTCTGTGTCTCAGAATGAATACGAACAACACGGTGATACAGATATAGAGGACAGAGGCAGGCAGATAAATGAAACTCTTAAAACAGAAGATATTTACCAAAGTCTTGATGTTCCACCAGCAGACCGAAGAACTGTTAACCGAACTGGACTAAAGTcag AAAAGCCTTGTAAGGGGAATTATGTGTATTTACTGTTTGCCGTGAACATCCTTCTCTTGGTCGTCATCCTTGCCATTGTGGGCTTAAATT ACTCTCACAACCAAGAAAAACAAACGATAAAAGGACAAACag AAGTGTGGCTTCTGTACAacaatgtgttttatttgttctgGAGTGACGACAGTGACTGTAACGCTGCCAAAAGCTTCTGCTCAAAGAGAAATGCCACCTTGGCCACTGTATCAGAGCTTAATAAG GGCTGGCTGATCTCCAGAACCAATGAAAAGCCATTTTGGATCTTACAAGCCCCTTCAGAGGGATCCGGATCATCATATGTGGTAATGCATTTGAA gatgatgaagatcagGAGTGTGGCTTCATTAGCTCTGATGTTGATGCAGATTTTGGAGAAGGGTTTGTGTGTGCGAGAAGAGTGA